One genomic region from Sander lucioperca isolate FBNREF2018 chromosome 3, SLUC_FBN_1.2, whole genome shotgun sequence encodes:
- the rassf10b gene encoding ras association domain-containing protein 10, whose amino-acid sequence MMESEESKISVWVCREEKLVFGLSKRTTCADVVQVLLEDQNSQRGLSTASYSQSYCIVEKWRGFERILPKKTKILRLWVAWGEEQGNVKFVLVKSEASLPNYGARSAEARVVLSKHSPCVTKGTARSPMGGIPPEKQRRVVRKAFRKLEKINQKRVQRDASSAEKMETLVHLVISQDHTIRQQIQRITELDADIERCEAKVHFDRIKRHGVNYVQDTYLVDAASSREGDKVCSAETLAKFEEYVRQCEEVVRLQEELWEQEALIDIFTVQMQEELNHRWMQRRNEEMHSRVTEPGEGVPSLPSTEADTASENGLLLEEERIRTQLDASLYIGLRLNTDLEAIRSDLELTQKICGAREKEMRDLLEKVNTLDIEEGTVREERCSHGADDKIGMTSTLERKSEWVEQARGLSKAHSVNDDDSDTGLSSLHSQDSGSHTVWESLV is encoded by the coding sequence ATGATGGAGTCGGAAGAGAGTAAGATATCAGTGTGGGTCTGCCGAGAGGAGAAGCTCGTCTTCGGCTTGTCAAAGCGCACAACCTGCGCTGATGTTGTCCAAGTACTTCTGGAGGACCAGAACTCACAGCGCGGCCTCTCCACAGCTTCATACTCGCAGTCTTACTGCATCGTGGAGAAATGGAGAGGCTTCGAGAGGATCTTACCGAAGAAAACCAAGATTTTACGGCTTTGGGTCGCGTGGGGAGAGGAGCAGGGGAATGTAAAGTTTGTGTTGGTGAAAAGTGAGGCGTCTTTGCCGAACTACGGAGCCCGGAGCGCAGAGGCGCGTGTCGTGCTCAGCAAACACAGCCCCTGTGTTACCAAGGGGACCGCACGGTCTCCCATGGGTGGCATCCCacctgaaaaacagcgtcgggtCGTCAGGAAAGCTTTCAGAAAGTTGGAGAAGATTAATCAAAAGAGGGTGCAGAGAGACGCGTCCTCTGCGGAAAAGATGGAAACTTTGGTCCATCTTGTGATTTCTCAGGATCATACAATCCGCCAGCAGATCCAGAGGATTACAGAGCTGGACGCAGACATCGAAAGATGCGAGGCAAAAGTGCATTTTGACAGAATAAAAAGACACGGGGTTAATTATGTGCAGGACACGTATTTAGTGGATGCTGCTTCCAGCCGAGAGGGAGACAAAGTGTGTTCAGCTGAGACTCTTGCCAAGTTTGAAGAGTATGTCCGGCAGTGTGAGGAGGTGGTTCGACTACAAGAGGAGCTCTGGGAGCAGGAAGCCCTTATAGACATTTTCACGGTGCAGATGCAGGAGGAGCTGAACCACCGCTGGATGCAGCGGAGAAACGAGGAGATGCACAGCAGAGTAACAGAGCCGGGCGAGGGCGTACCATCCCTCCCCAGCACCGAGGCAGACACAGCGTCAGAAAACGGGCTGCTTTTGGAAGAAGAGAGGATCAGAACACAGCTAGATGCGAGTTTATACATCGGTCTCCGCCTCAACACGGATTTAGAAGCTATTAGGAGCGATTTAGAGTTGACCCAGAAGATTTGCGGGGCGAGGGAGAAGGAGATGAGGGATTTACTAGAGAAAGTGAACACTTTGGACATAGAGGAAGGGACAGTCCGCGAGGAGAGATGTAGCCACGGGGCAGATGACAAAATAGGGATGACGAGCACTTTGGAGAGGAAAAGCGAGTGGGTGGAGCAGGCCAGGGGCCTGTCCAAAGCTCACAGTGTGAACGATGACGACTCAGACACTGGCTTAAGTTCTCTGCACAGTCAGGACTCAGGCAGCCACACTGTGTGGGAATCATTGGTTTAG